The window acccgaggaccattagtgggtatttcattggatatgccgaaaggtctaaaggttataggttttattgtccacatcatattactaggattgtggaatcaagaaatgccaaatttattgaaaatgatttgatcagtgggagtgatcaattgagggacttaggttctgaaattgattatatagaatCTCAACCTTCCACGTCAaatgaaagattggttgtaattcatacccctcaagttcaaagggatgatgaacaacacatgattggcattccacaaactgttgttgataatccagtagatcaagttgatcatcaaattcatgaaaatgatgaacaaccagttgaacaacatgatccccaagaaaatgttgatgcaacattaaggaggtctactagagtaagaaaatcagctattcctagtgattatattgtatatttgcaagaatctgactataatattggagctgaaaatgatcctgaaacttttgatcaagccatgagttgtaaagagtcaaatttatggtatgatgccatgaaggatgagatgagttccatgcagagtaacaaagtttggaaccttgtagagttgcctaatggggcgaaggccattggatgtaaatgggtctttaaaaccaaaaaggattcattaggcaacattgagagatacaaggcaagacttgttgctaagggatttactcaaaaggaaggaatagattacaaagagactttttctccagtatctaagaaagattctcttcgtataatcttggcattagttgctcattttgaccttgagttgcaacaaatggatgtgaaaacagcttttcttaatggtgatttagaggaggaggtttatatgaaacaacctgaaggtttctcctctaatagtggtgagcatttggtttgcaagcttaataaatctatatatggtttaaaacaagcttcccgtcagtggtaccttaagtttcatgggataatttcttcatttggttttgatgaaaaccccatggatcaatgcatataccacaaggttagtgggagtaaaatatgctttcttgttttatatgtagatgatattttacttgcagccaatgatcggggtttgctacatgaggtgaaacaatttctctctaagaattttgacatgaaggatatgggtgatgcatcttatgtcatcggcattaagattcatagagatagatctcgaggtattttgggtctatcacaggaaacctatattaacaaaattctagagagatttcggatgaaagattgttcaccaagtgttgctcccattgtgaagggtgataggtttaatttgaaccaatgtccaaagaatgactttgagagggaacaaatgaaaaacattccttatgcttcagttgttggaagcctcatgtatgctcaagtatgcacaaggcctgacattgcttttgcagttggaatgttaggaagatatcagagtaatccaggtattgaccactggagaGCTGCTAAGAAAGTGTTGAGGTACCTTCAAGggaccaaagattacatgcttatgtatagacagacagacaatctagatgcgattggttattcagactcagactttgctggttgtGTTGACTCTCGTAGATCAACATCtgggtacattttcatgatggctggtggagctatttcatggaggagtgttaagcagtctttgactgctacttctaccatggaagctgagtttgtctcttgttttgaggctacatcacatggtgtatgacttaaaagtttcatttctgggctgaagataattgatactatttcaaggcctttaagaattttttgcgATAACTCAGCTGCTGTCTTTAtggctaagaataacaaaagtggaagtcgaagtaagcacatcgacattaagtacttagccattagagaaagagtaaaagacaagaaagtggtcattgagcatataagcactgagttgatgatcgctgatcctttaactaaaggcatgccaccgtttaaatttaaggatcatgtagaaagaatgggacttggttccaatttatgattgtatacatatatgtaaaaattgaaacttttatattatgatattttctcatattttggtgcacattgatttatttgagaaaaattatgttttggaccaagaataaacattgggTTTATTCATGAAGTTTTATTACCACTTTAAGTATACTGCTTGGGAAATTGAGTATATTGTAATACATAGATGATATTACTCGTTATAAGAGGAACTATCACTATGattcatatattcatttcttaagaagattgagcattaagtcaaaatgtttggaccaagtgggagaatgtaataattcatggtcataacattttgaaattttgtaacgCTCATCAGTTTTGAAAGCCATTTTGAATGGTTGTTAATGGATGATAATGGCCAATAAAGAATTGTAACAGccaataatgagtggtaatggctgataaatgcattcttgatggtagaatgcctatataagcacatgaatttggtccctgagctcatcccttcgaattcagtcttatacaccatctagagagtggaagagagagagcttggaagaaccaaaacaagaaactctTCATAGCAATGGTTAGAGGTATGATTTGATCTGTAATTTCcgcattttattaataacctgtgtttctttgtagtttgtaatatcacagGTTAAAAGAGATTTGTTCTAACACATCATTCTTCCCAAAGTATTTTTCCTCAATTTCTTTCATTAAATCACTTTCAGTCACCTTCAAGATGGCTCTCGAAAAGTAAGCCGTGAGATTGGAGTTTAAAGGGAATGcctgataaattaaataaacacaaCTAGTTAGAATACTATGTATAGATAAATGCAGATTATGCAGTCACTATATtgtacatgtatatataatttgatattgaaaaatataattaaattcctttatttttaaagcAAGACAcacaaaatcagattttgtaaCTAACAACTGATAGACTAATGAATTGGTTACAACTTCTATATTTTATGTGTTTAATTAAGTAtactttaaaaatagaaatcaaatgaaaatgaaactaaacAGAGCACAATAATAAGCATTCTGTTATGTTCTGTTTACACACCAAAGGCAAAGGCTACCGTGGATTGTTCAAGAATGAGAAATAGAGAGGAGGCACTTACAAAACCAAAGCCATCATCTCTAAATGTCTGGCCAGCCAAGATGTAAGAGGATTTGGATCCGTATTCTTGAAGAAATACTTTAAGGTAAGGCACATCATCGAATATAGCTGCAACACCACCACCTTGACTTCCAGATTTTAAAGCATTATAATACTCAGCACTGTTGCTATATGGCCTCAGCTTGGATGGGAGAAAGTTAAATTGCTTAACCAACACATCTTTAACGAAAGATCCAGTTTGATATCCAACATAATAATCCCCTTTTCCCGGAAAACTGGGTCTTAACTGTTCCAAGGTCAATATAGAAGTCAAGTTTGCAGTGTAACTTTGCATGAGCACGAACGCCAATAGAAGCCATACCATCAACACAAATCTCGAGCAGTTCTTGACGACTACTTGTCCtgaaaattcataattaatatacACTAATTATTTCATACATAAATTATACTTCTCCTCTCTCAAAATAAGTGTTGTCTTAAGTTATTTTACACAAacaaaagacaatttttttattccaaatatGATACTTATTTTGAGACGAAaggaatagaaaattaaaacattaattaacaaTATCTATATGTTTACTTTCGGGAAGAATGGCTTGGGAAATTGGAAACCATAAGATGGTTGCAGGGCTAAGCTTTGTTCGATTTGGAGAATCCTCATGATGAGGAAGTGCATCTACATTTCTTTCCATGATGAGTATGGAGACCCCTATGAAGGTAGAGATGATGACTATGCTCAACCAAAGATCCAAGCTGAAGGGTTTCACAAAAATCCACATGGTTTGTTTCCTCCCATGTTGAGCTGGTACCAACATTTTAACTCCCGAACCTGTATATGGCAGCGTGAAGTCTACGAAATTCGAACGGTTGGCAAGAATTGTTACATCCCCTACCACAACATCGTACTCCTgttccatcttttttttttcagtaaagAGAAAGTAGAGAATAGCAGTCAAATTTTCTggctttattatatattttttctaaataaaaaggcATATATATAAGAGTGAAATTTACTAAGCTTTGTTGGTATCTGTTGGAGAAATGAGTCGTATGATCCAGCTCCAGAGCTGTCACTTGGTGCAACATCATAAGGTAGAATATCTAGCGAAACCTTGAAAGGTAAAAGGTTTACAACGGCATTGAAGACGTCTATGCAATATCCAGATACGTGGTGCTTTTGTTCATGAGAATCCCAAACTACATTCACAAATTGGCGAAAACCATCTTTCTTGGGTACCCCTACTCTCAACTTTACCGGTGTTGCATTTGACCCATTCCCCGTTTGTGTCTGTAGCAGCACAAGCAAAAAAATCAGAAACC of the Glycine max cultivar Williams 82 chromosome 13, Glycine_max_v4.0, whole genome shotgun sequence genome contains:
- the LOC100783907 gene encoding glutamate receptor 2.8, translating into MIIFICNTLYDDGGSHVCGDDTGGISDHIGGDDDSYGDDHDDGDSGCHVGGDDSDHDGYYDHGSRDNNNNGHVGGDDDDCDGNHGGGDGGDSLLTWFLIFLLVLLQTQTGNGSNATPVKLRVGVPKKDGFRQFVNVVWDSHEQKHHVSGYCIDVFNAVVNLLPFKVSLDILPYDVAPSDSSGAGSYDSFLQQIPTKYDVVVGDVTILANRSNFVDFTLPYTGSGVKMLVPAQHGRKQTMWIFVKPFSLDLWLSIVIISTFIGVSILIMERNVDALPHHEDSPNRTKLSPATILWFPISQAILPERQVVVKNCSRFVLMVWLLLAFVLMQSYTANLTSILTLEQLRPSFPGKGDYYVGYQTGSFVKDVLVKQFNFLPSKLRPYSNSAEYYNALKSGSQGGGVAAIFDDVPYLKVFLQEYGSKSSYILAGQTFRDDGFGFAFPLNSNLTAYFSRAILKVTESDLMKEIEEKYFGKNDDIGGEDPSAEISSATPSLNFHCFSGLFFITGISTLLALLVSETVIWQKPILIAKAYGQRYLFTAPPSAKTSVPPTHDSTHGIDVV